ataaatttgtttttcctGGTGGTGGAACTCAATTTATACATGGTGCAGATAAATACCTGGATCAGATTTCTGAGGTTAGTCTCTTATTTAAATTCGTTCTGATATTTGTTGCTAACATACTGAGAgctattttgaaattgaatgtgcAGATGGttcctgaaattgcatttggtCGCAACACCAGGGTTGCTTTAGACGTTGGCTGTGGAGTGGCAAGTTTTGGTGCTTTTTTGATGCAACGTAATGTGACCACTCTTTCAGTAGCACCAAAAGATTTTCATGAAAATCAGATTCAGTTTGCTCTTGAGCGAGGTGTGCCTGCCATGGTAGCGGTATTTGCTACACACCGGTTGTTGTTCCCAAGCCAGGCATTTGACCTGATCCATTGTTCAAGATGCAGAATTAATTGGACTCGTGATGGTAGTTCCTCTCTCTGTTTAAACCTTTCATCTCTCATTTTTCATCTCCTAgcttttctttagttttttttttatatgtgaaaACATGTAGTGCCTTCACTGCCTTGTGAcaaacaattcttttttttttctccaatcaGCAATGTGACTAAAACAATTTACAATAGTAATTGAGCTACCTATGAAATGGATTGgtcaaagaataaaaagtgTTACTAGGttaaatatataaagtaaaGAAAGACAACTCAATGCTACTcaggcacatggctacaccacaGTGGCAATTGAAGGTAATTGTGGTGCTCTCGTTGATCCTTTCCTTTGTATGAAGGAAagccaaatttaaatatttgatgatttgCTTTGAATGTTGGAGGTTTGAAGAGCTAGAAGCTACTAAGGTTGATGAGCAAAAGGTCAAATAGGAGTTTTCTTGTTTAAATAACTTGTTTCTTGACTTCTATATTTTTGGCAACCTTTCTTAATTCTTGGATCTCCTGATTGTTTTGCAAAATGAATTGTTGTGCTATGTTAGATGACGGCATTGTTCTTTCAATTTTTGAACTTTCTCTAGATTTCTTCATATTTTGACTCGACGAATTTAAGaaaatttggataaaattaCGATCACAATTATGCTTAATCCAGTTCTTAGTACTGATGTTCTGTTTTTATATTGCTTTAATGGAGATGGAATTTTGCTTCTTGAGGCCAACAGGCTCCTGCGAGCGGGTGGCTACTTTGTCTGGGCTGCACAGCCTGTTTACAAACATGAAGAGACCCTTCAAGAACAATGGAAAGGTAGCTCATATTTTCTGTGTTCACCATAACAATAGTGTACATCTTTCAGTGGGTTGATACTTAGGGGTCTACTATTTTCTCCCTTCATTCTTTGTGATCAACACTCCAACTTCATATGGTATCAAATGACCTAGACCTTCATATATTGAGATGAGTATttagtttaaagtttaaacccATTGATATTTGAACTTAACAGAAATGGAGAACCTGACAGCTAGCATTTGTTGGGAACTTGTACGAAAGGAGGGCTATATTGCTATATGGCGGAAACCTATGGACAATAGCTGCTACCTTAGTCGAGACATTGATGCACATCCTCCATTATGTGAGTCCAATGATGACCCCGATAATGTTTGGTATGACCCCCTACATATTGTTTAATTCAGCCATGTTATATATCACTCATTTGTGGTCTTCATGATTAATTGAACTGGGATGCAATGGCTAGGCTAATAAGAGTCCCATATTTTAAAGATTGATTGTCATCCCAATTATAGTTAAGTAATTGTTGCAATTTTGGCCTTCTATATGGATTCGTAATATAATAGTTTGGCTTGTCAATTAGAATTTTCCACCTGCATCAGATCACTAATGCATTCTTTTTATTCCTTCCAAATTTCTGTTTACTTTTTCATACCAGGCTAAcattatagtttaaaaaaaaaaaaagaaaaagtatggTTCATTTATAGTTAACAAGATTGCATAGAGATGACATTGGATAAAAAGAGCCCACactggaagagttataaccttctTGAAGAATCAATAAAAAAGACATGCTTCACAAAATTAGATGGTCTGGAACATCTTGAGTAATAAACATGACAAAGCTTTAATGTTCAGAATTATGTAAAGTAAACAAATATCAGAACTTGTGATAAACGCAAAACATTTTGCAGGTATGTTGGTCTTAAGGCATGCATCACTCCATTACCTAATAATGGATATGGAGGAAATGTTACAGAGTGGCCTTTGCGGCTTCATCAACCACCAGACAGGCTTCATAGCATCCAATTGGATGCCATTATATCCAGAGATGAACTCTTGAGGGCTGACACAAAATATTGGTTTGAAATAATAGAAAGTTATGTTCGGGCTTTCCGTTGGCAGGACTACAACCTGAGAAATGTAATGGACATGAGGGCAGGATTTGGAGGGTATGGGAGTATTacatttcttgttttctttctctgtTTTATATTACATTTGTTGGTTATTAGGCTTCTGTAGTTGTCTGGCCTTGCTGCTATCTGTGTGTATTATGATGTAACTTTCATTATAACTGCAGAGTTGCTGCTGCGCTGCATGATCTCCAGATCGACTGTTGGGTTATGAATGTTGTTCCTGTCAGTGGGTTTAATACCTTGCCTGTTATATATGACCGTGGGCTGATAGGAGTTATGCATGATTGGTATGAAAAATTTTCTTGGATATTTgttgagttatttttttatgtgattgGTGGTTTCATACTGCATGACGTAGCCAATGTAACAGCATAATAATCTAAGCTGATTGGCATGTGAAATTCAGAGGGCCTTATTGGTTTCTGGTGTAAGAAAAATGGTCAAGTTCCagaaaatatgttttagaatattattttcAGAAAAAACACGTGGAAAATGATTGAAACAGTCTTGACTTATATTTACCATTCATTGATATTTCTTTACTCTAGCATGAAAATGAACATACTCTATCTGGGGTTGTTACCACCCAGTAATTGTTCTCTCCAAACATACATGCTATATACTTCTTGATTGATTTTCATTTTAGCtttatattattaaaggtgATATGTGAAtttgcttttttgttttatttgtgttGGTTGAGAGCACACTATATATTAGAATTCAAAGTCGATAACACAATTCATAGCACCTACTTGGCTTATTGCTGCAACCTTGGAGGCATTTGAGCATAATAAGCAACTAAGCACTTATTGGAAGAATGAGATCTACACTAGAAGATATACATGAAAATGAATAGcagtagtttatttatttattctacttttaaaaatagatgtcaaatattttcatgtctctttattttcttaattttgactGGTAGGAATTTTATCCTGATGCCTAAAATTCTTTTTACGTTGGCAGGTGTGAACCATTTGATACATACCCAAGAACATATGATCTGCTGCATGCAGCAGGTCTTTTCTCTGTTGAAAAAAAGAGGTGTGTCATCACACTATACTTATGCCTCTATAGGCACATGCCATTATTGGTGTTTGAtgaattatttctttctttcaggCAAAAGTGTAACATCTCAACCATTATGCTTGAGATGGATCGGATGCTAAGACCAGGAGGACGTGTATATATACGTGACACCACACATGTTATAGGTGAGCTTGAAGAAATTGCAACTGCACTGGGATGGTCAAATACCATAAATGATGTAGGAGAGGGTCCCTATTCAAGCTGGAAGATATTAAGGTCTGATAAAGGGTTCTGAATTGCTCAATTGTGTCTGTAACTTATAGAACACCATATATTGGCTCATGCAACCGGAACATGGTACTCCACCAGAAATCTCATTTTGTGCCAGAAATGTGGCCAAAACTAACCCATAAAAAATTCTGCTATTTGCCAGAAATGGTAGTCTTAATTACAATGTTGAATCCCTACTAACAGGTTTTCTTGTAAACACTTTAAAGAACTTGCCTTGTATCAATCTCTACAGCATTACTAGATATGTTtagatgactttttttttttttttgataaacagATATTTTAGATGATAATTTTGTGTATATGATTCTAGTGTGATGTAAGCTTAAGTTATTGGGTAGAATGGACCAAATGCTGGAAATTTGTTTATGATGTGTCAATAAAGCCTCACTTGTAATATGGTCTGTTCCCTTCCCTCCCACCAGCTTGGGGTTGAAATCGGTTATGTTTACTTTGTTGTTGTGACAAGATGGCTGCTTGTTCGAAACCACAAGCATTTACTATTAAGAATACTGTTCTTTGACTCACCTGAATGTTATTTTGGATTAATGGGTTCGTAGATATAACAACGATGTATTTTAGatgttttttttgtgattccATATCTGAACGTTATCATGGATGTGCTTGGATTATGGAAAGGATCAAATAAAGTGGAACAAAAATTCTAGTACCCTCTTTcctaaatataagaaatttttttaagatttgttgatttttttatagggTTCTTTTATGTTgtcttttacattaattatttttggatcaaaatattcttaattactCTATAATAAATTCTATGAATTAAAAGGATAAATACATTCTCTCTTGTAAGGATTGGAGAAGAAGACTAGCACATATTAACTAATTAGGTAGAAAGTGGTTAGGAAATAGAGAGATGATGAGTCATAATCGTTTTTAGGgtaattttgagaaaataatataaattgttaataaatataatgttactaattaaattaatcaaccTTTATAAAGGATGTGAATTGGTTACAAGTATATTTAAGAAAGAAGgtagtattttattattagattgTTTAAAATTGAATGAAGTGAAATTGGATTTAATggaattcaattttaatatttctctttCCCTCTTCCTCTTATTTGTGAGCTAGCATTCCATCAATGAAACCTGTAAACAAAGAAatgatagttttattttattcaattctaTTAAGCTTTGTGATATTCAATTAGATTTCACCTGCCATTAAAATTGACACATAAAGCTAAGGAAAATTCATACAAATTTCTACTTTTAATTTGAGTGGAAATTTAAAAGGTGCATTTTAATGCTGGGGTGTGGTGGCTTTCTTATGGAATGACAATGTGGATATTGACTTGATCTCTTTCTTGCTGAATCATATCCATATGGAAGTGGTAACGTCACAGCCTCACCATTCTTTTAGGTTGTCTTGCGTTTACGACCATCTAAAGACTAACAAGAAAATCCTCACATGGAATCTGTTACGACACCAGGTGTTGAGTCCAGATGATAAATAGGGAGGTAGATTGGGGAGTTTGAGGAGGTGTTGGAGGAACGTAACCTCTTTGACCTTGGCTTCATAAGTCATAGATTTACATGGTGTAATAAAAGGAAAGAGCTAGACACGATCTAGGAGAGATTAGATCGAGCTTTATCCAATACCGTATGTCATGATTTCTGGAGAAATGTAGAGGTCTTGCATCTAACTAGACACACCTCAGACCATAACCCTATTATGGTTGAGTTCGATATTAGGAAAAAGAGGACGATCAGGCACATTAACAAACGATGCTTATGATGTTGTGGTTCAACATTCTCAATTGTGGGGTGATGGGATCctgcaaaatttaaaatgtacaaAAGGAAATCTTGGGGAGTGGAGTAAGGAGCACTTTGGGTGTGTACAGAAGAGAGCGAAGGATTCCAAAAAGAAGTTGAATGATCTACAGAAGTGTAACTAGGATGAGGAGACTATTTCATGGATGATTGAGGTAGACAAGGAACTTGATGATCTCCTAGAATAAGAAGAAACATATTGGAGCCAAAGGTCACATGCtatgatgatgaagaggacATTGCAAGTATTTTGACAAGTTTCTACAAGTCTCTTTTTACTTCATCTAGCCATATAGGTGTGGAAGAGGACACAAATTTTGTTAAGGGGTGAGTAAATGAGGAGATGTGTGATACTCTGAATGTTGACTTCACAATGGAGGAGATCTTTGAAGCACTCCACCAAATGCACGCTACAAAGGCACCAGGGGTGGACAGGACATCGACTTTATTCTATcaacatttttgggatttggtGGACCCTAATGTTTGTACAACTATTATGAACATTTTGAATGAGGGAGGTGATCCAGCAAAGCTAAATAAGACATTGATAGCTCTAATCCCAAAAGTGAAGAGACCTTCCCATGCGGGTGAGCTAAGGCCAATCAGCTTATGCAATGCTGGTCGAGCCTAGCAAGTGCACCGGATATcgcaagtaatataaaacgagaagaaccgagtatcgaactctcggggaacttgtgttacttggtaaagctatattcaatgaataggtgtctagtatgaaaagatatgtgtggactatgaacaagtatgtaaactaactattaaaaaggaaaatcacatgagtaatgatgtgtaaagataagtagacaacgtgttggtcttcctattaggtgcctgatgttataaggatattctctacttaataatgctcatgtgttctatggtgtctcctaaaatgctaaaccccgatccctcgtgatagtctagcctaatcctgatcaagcatcgtcctcagattcctcttgttggactaaactcgaccagaaccgcattaagacaaacatacaaacaactaggttactgtACCCTAATCCCttgtgataatacgataaaccagccctgtcctatcaagttctaagaatcagaccagtttccactgttgaatgatcctaacaaagcatgcatctacgtgattaAGGCAAAAGCACACTAAAATGACgcactgatagcacagagaacacataagacatcattaaatagatatacaggtatttacatcaaatacctacaaggaagaaccaacagaggatttagctctccatatctgggaagcttcctttacaacaaagagaagagaaaaatgaaggattgaagaaatgaaagtagtggggatgtctcttccacctctagaacctcacaatcactcacagactcatctcatgctctcagAATGGCTTCCTCTTCACTCTCAGTTCTCTGTCAGTCTTCGcacaacaaaagctctcaaaactctttggaacttggacctttctctctctagaaatatCTAAAAATGCAAAAGCTCAAGGAAAAGCCCAAACTCCACTTCtatttctgatttcaggcttaaataggtggcctttgAACTGGAGGGAAAGTTTGTCCTTGTAGGAATGGCAGCCTCAACATGGGTTCCTTCatcattctcatcctcttcatttgccccagttttctcattcatccaagaaggatgatcaaatttgcctttttccagacccactttgatcctttcattgaaaagaccaaatccgcaaagcttgaaggtgtgtaacccaccatttttccatAGAAGGGTTGTGGTTAGGGGCGAAATTGAGgcccctccaaagtgttttgcaagggtataccaccaactgcttgcccttcagtggcatatccgaggcaaggctcgaagtcggctagactgtggtggggaatttcatgtgtctcccccatgggttgagagacatgtacatgatgaggttgtcggctctcaatgagtatgggagcagagttattgacatcctcattgggagtgtacgccacattgggtggtgtatagttgggaggcaagccatatggcgggaaggtgtgctcgttttgaatttgcacatcatggggtcgtccgtacttcctaaatctttgcctaccatatctgaggttggatgattcatttggttgaggtcagatgggggcatcaggttcaccttagcaacaacgctagtagcggcaattgcaaccgcattggcttccattatcttcttcatgcttatcatggcctccatcattgtggccattttctctttcatggcctccatgtcgaccttcatctgctcttgcacctcctctacttcacccattactctagctctagcacgagtttggtaagggcaccgtaaagcgtgttcttttctttttgacaacaatgattaagttcatttttttttcaaggaatgaatgcaatgaacaatgcaaccaatgaaaagcatggatgtatgcgaatgatgcacatttgaagtattgcaaatttttacgcaggacatgaggttgaatcaatttagattttcaacatggtccatggcATCttaagtaacaaggacatcaacaatcctaaatgtgtttggcaatagacgaagcagtgatgtaactcgattcatcttttgccccaatttttgcaagatggttacttccatgcttcaacttgacttgatgaaccttttcgtaaaagcatgagtttggttcaaccccataacccaaggaatgaCAATTTTGATCACCAATAcccgacaacatttcatagagatgaaagactcagGAATAcatatgctatgcatggaaaatgtaattatgagattgagatgcctgaagaaacatcatttcctaattaaccacgcattaggtaacatgctcaatcattttttttgttgttttttttagaaatgggtttatgatcccaacctggttggctcatggtacctaacacatgcaactaagaatgcaatgTGAATTTTCgcacttcctttttttttttgttttgcagagaaAAGTGCAAGGATCATACAagagtaaacatgaaaataaaaggtatgcaAAAGGCGTGTTAGATGCAtatgcatggtgatgaaatgaGTTATGCAAaatgaaatgcatgaaatgataagtgaaaaatgcaggaacgatatgtccattagatgccatgaagagatgcttatgcaatgcatgatatgaatgcatttacggacacgagagcccgacaaatcatctcttcttacttgcgcatttgggggcgcagtgccctatgtgtgcagttaagaagatgaTATGGACCTTCTGGCTTCctgtgacaaaagacgagaccaacatacaacgcatgcgtgacgacatgatgcagatgcgcaaaagcgcaacagggggatgtacacagcatggcaatatcctcaaataatcatacaacaaaggcgtacatgacatttaggttatatgcatggcagtgtttaaaaggcacgcaacgtgttcacttcatgcccctattttagggacctaaacgagaggaactaaaaggcttttagtgataattcccaaggtggtcatatctctcttgatggtttctagaggtatcatcccctttgaaaaaacatattgcgaCAACAGGGACTACCAGTAACAACAtgctatcaaagagaaaaactctagatgagggttcactattatcaagcaagtcgaagacccagcatgaccacagattcacctccactccttatgttcccatggacccgggtatagaggcccttttcaactcaccgtgtgtacaaatagtgttggtgtttgtgtgcatcaaatgaataaatatctatctcatgcatacatttcaaaaaacacactaaaagcatcaaagagttatatacaataacgtaagagaaataaaaggaaaccgacCAAAGAGGAAGTCATAATATTGCAtgagattagaaggcctaactctctaaaaatagtccccagtgaagtcgccaactatcgcaacctatccttcggcaggagggcgatgcgagactcacaggtgtgtcttccaagaaagaaaaaacgcgcggagttgccaccaacttttattcgaggaaaacgtcggaaaaaccggaatgtgtggtctacgaactttaagtgtgaaaggttcgggagttgtttttacgcacggggaaggtattagcaccccacgtgtccgtcacaaggaacgacaacctttaaccaagtgtgcaatatcatgtctttgatttgttttgttttcccttttttacatttttatgtctttttatgcctttttttatttttaattttggtgtggtcgacaagggtgtttccctcgctcctacgtatcctcaattgcgatgagaaaatcagacctacgtagttctttcagaactaaacgttggttaagttgttttgatctttttccacaagatcaattttaaccgaacaaaggtcatttaaggcgttggaccattaaacgaccttttgattttgaaaggagagaaatgttaaggcattggaccattaacgatctcttatttttgaaaggagagaacgttaaggcgttgaaccattaacgatctcttggtttttgaaaggagagaaacgttaaggcgttggaccattaacgatctcttggtttttgaaaagagagaaacgttaaggcgttggaccattaacgatctcttagggtggtcgacaaaagcggggcttttgctcctacgtatcatCAATTgagataaggaaatcagacctacgtag
The genomic region above belongs to Glycine max cultivar Williams 82 chromosome 14, Glycine_max_v4.0, whole genome shotgun sequence and contains:
- the LOC100809916 gene encoding probable methyltransferase PMT10, with the protein product MKSLTTLWPMDILKTSSFVRITALSLFSFTLFLFLFMRFSPTSYSDLTFFSSTAEAPSPEQSPPNSPPPPPPPPPSPPLPTPPGVKIFRVPPLPPVERMGVLDGSGVMTEDFKVGELDPGFEEDSLNDTFSSVSGGGGVREKVEKYKMCDVRMVDYVPCLDNVKTMKKYMESLRGEKYERHCKGMGLKCLVPPPKGYRRPIPWPKSRDEVWFSNVPHTRLVEDKGGQNWISIKKDKFVFPGGGTQFIHGADKYLDQISEMVPEIAFGRNTRVALDVGCGVASFGAFLMQRNVTTLSVAPKDFHENQIQFALERGVPAMVAVFATHRLLFPSQAFDLIHCSRCRINWTRDDGILLLEANRLLRAGGYFVWAAQPVYKHEETLQEQWKEMENLTASICWELVRKEGYIAIWRKPMDNSCYLSRDIDAHPPLCESNDDPDNVWYVGLKACITPLPNNGYGGNVTEWPLRLHQPPDRLHSIQLDAIISRDELLRADTKYWFEIIESYVRAFRWQDYNLRNVMDMRAGFGGVAAALHDLQIDCWVMNVVPVSGFNTLPVIYDRGLIGVMHDWCEPFDTYPRTYDLLHAAGLFSVEKKRQKCNISTIMLEMDRMLRPGGRVYIRDTTHVIGELEEIATALGWSNTINDVGEGPYSSWKILRSDKGF